From a single Miscanthus floridulus cultivar M001 chromosome 8, ASM1932011v1, whole genome shotgun sequence genomic region:
- the LOC136475881 gene encoding FCS-Like Zinc finger 12-like produces the protein MMWSHEPAAEQKAAATRQRSSVAKLTTASSSLANLLSVFVGANNNNSPADPRPQPRRSFDEGGGVGLGIVAAMSHACLTGAGAGAGAEPIAIGAAARRHAREDDESYTCVITHVAGAGGGSVRKRVYFGFGDGGGWLVEADEEAPAPAPDFLSRCCLCDKRLDGLDIYMYRGEKAFCSSECRCQQMLMDDRADKCGSEAFIRSGDYSYSVSPHSAPMAFSPSVAAA, from the exons ATGATGTGGTCGCATGAACCGGCAGCGGAGCAGAAGGCGGCGGCGACTCGGCAGCGGAGCTCCGTGGCCAAGCTGACGACGGCGTCCTCGTCCTTGGCGAACCTCCTCTCGGTCTTCGTCGGGGCGAATAACAACAACTCCCCGGCGGACCCGAGGCCGCAGCCGAGGCGGAGCTTCGACGAGGGCGGCGGCGTCGGGCTGGGTATCGTCGCGGCCATGAGCCACGCCTGCCTGACCGGGGCCGGGGCTGGCGCCGGGGCCGAGCCAATCGCCATCGGCGCCGCGGCTAGGCGGCACGCGCGCGAGGATGACGAGAGCTACACGTGCGTCATCACGCACGTGGCCGGCGCTGGCGGCGGCAGCGTCCGGAAGCGGGTCTACTTTGGgttcggcgacggcggcggctggctcgtggaagccgacgaggaggcgccggcgccggcgccggactTCCTGAGCCGATGCTGCCTCTGTGACAAGAGGCTTGATGGGCTCGATATCTACATGTACAG AGGGGAGAAAGCCTTCTGCAGCTCAGAGTGCCGATGCCAGCAGATGCTAATGGACGACCGCGCTGACAAGTGTGGATCCGAAGCCTTCATCAGGTCCGGCGACTACTCGTACTCGGTTTCGCCGCACTCTGCCCCGATGGCCTTCTCGCCGAGCGTAGCAGCAGCCTAG